One Bacteriovorax sp. PP10 DNA window includes the following coding sequences:
- a CDS encoding acyl carrier protein gives MTGDEKLIQEIATLISEATGQKNIDLSSVTGETKLTENPFNLDSIDILESVATIEEKYKVYIVDAKDGAKHFQSLQTIADFVKSKK, from the coding sequence ATGACTGGCGACGAAAAACTGATTCAAGAAATTGCGACATTAATCTCGGAAGCCACAGGACAAAAAAATATCGACCTTTCATCTGTAACTGGTGAAACGAAACTGACTGAAAATCCTTTTAACCTCGACTCTATTGATATTCTTGAATCTGTTGCAACTATTGAAGAAAAATACAAAGTTTACATCGTCGACGCTAAAGATGGTGCAAAGCATTTTCAAAGTCTGCAAACAATTGCTGATTTCGTAAAATCAAAAAAATAA
- a CDS encoding LolA family protein has product MTRRNFSIFFLCLICLIPNLGFPLDIWQKYAKLKKLSANFSQTKELKNIGVTLKSSGTIHFERPNLFEWKVESPKNFVFQFKDDNISLMEEGKVIKNADTAKFDKKMLDAISHLKAWMMIDQKFIEDNYTIRPVSNTVYEFTPKLEAKMFKSILIELGKDAPIKKISLTEISNDLIVIEFSKSKLTYEK; this is encoded by the coding sequence ATGACGCGTCGAAACTTTAGTATTTTTTTTCTTTGCCTTATTTGTTTAATTCCAAACTTGGGATTTCCGCTGGATATTTGGCAAAAATACGCAAAATTAAAAAAACTTTCAGCTAATTTCTCTCAAACCAAAGAATTAAAAAATATTGGTGTGACACTTAAATCTAGCGGGACAATCCACTTTGAAAGGCCAAATCTTTTTGAATGGAAAGTCGAAAGCCCTAAAAACTTTGTTTTCCAATTTAAAGACGACAACATTTCCTTAATGGAAGAGGGTAAAGTCATTAAAAATGCTGACACAGCAAAGTTTGATAAAAAGATGCTGGATGCTATTTCACACTTAAAAGCGTGGATGATGATTGATCAGAAATTCATTGAAGACAATTATACGATCAGGCCGGTTTCAAATACTGTCTATGAATTCACTCCTAAATTAGAAGCAAAGATGTTTAAGAGTATTTTAATTGAACTTGGTAAAGATGCTCCGATCAAAAAGATCTCTCTAACAGAAATTAGCAATGACTTAATCGTGATTGAGTTTTCTAAAAGTAAACTGACTTATGAAAAGTAG